One Portunus trituberculatus isolate SZX2019 chromosome 42, ASM1759143v1, whole genome shotgun sequence DNA window includes the following coding sequences:
- the LOC123517543 gene encoding cytosolic purine 5'-nucleotidase-like isoform X3: protein MRVFVNRSLHLEKIRYYGFDMDYTLAEYKSPQYETLGFNFLKERLIAVGYPEEIKEFEYDPCFPIRGLWFDRTYGNLLKVDGFGNILVCIHGFKFLKPSEVYELYPNKFINLDENRIYVMNTLFNLPEIYMIACLMDFFSNSNQYVKCTEGVKFGDFFMSYNSIFQDIRTAVDWVHTKGELKKKTVENVEEYVHKDERLPLLLDRMRESGAKVFLLTNSEYWYTNDVMGYLLGFPDKNGDVRDWKTYFDFIGVDAGKPAFFSGGTLLRQVNCSTGELRLGTHTGKLKQGQVCSGGSCDIFNKLMGAKGKDVLYVGDHIFGDILKSKKIRGWRTFLVVPELVQELHVWTEKCTLFSKLQNLDVIMGDLYKNLDSSTHERPDLSKVRGAIREVTHEMDLSYGMSGSLFRSGSRQTHFSTQVARYADVYASTPLNLIYYPFSYMFRAPAMLMPHESTVAHEQRFQVSDGPISTRSRASSIQADTPEQNKRTKYRVLERADSLVPHPRAETPKRVTHYHDEDDSEEESDKSS from the exons AGTATAAGTCACCGCAGTATGAGACGTTGGGTTTCAACTTTCTGAAGGAGAGACTCATTGCCGTGGGCTACCCGGAAGAGATTAAGGAGTTCGAGTATGACCCGTGCTTCCCCatcag AGGGCTGTGGTTCGATCGCACTTATGGCAACTTGCTCAAAGTGGACGGCTTTGGAAACATCCTCGTCTGCATCCATGGGTTCAAGTTCCTCAAGCC GTCTGAAGTGTATGAGCTGTACCCCAACAAGTTCATCAACTTGGACGAAAATCGCATATATGTCATGAATACTCTGTTTAACCTCCCAGAGATATACATGATTGCCTGTCTCATGGACTTTTTTAGTAACTCCAATCAGTATGTAAAATGTACTGAGGGTGTTAAGTTTGGGGACTTCTTCATGAGTTACAACAGCATTTTCCAGGACATCAGAACAGCCGTTGATTGGGTTCACACAAAG GGAGAGCTAAAGAAGAAGACTGTAGAAAATGTTGAAGAATATGTGCACAAGGACGAGCGACTTCCCCTCTTACTTGACAGAATGAGGGAATCTGGTGCCAAAGTGTTCCTTCTCACTAATTCTGAGTACTGGTACACAAATGATGTCATGGGGTACCTACTTGGCTTCCCAGATAAG AATGGTGATGTAAGAGACTGGAAGACCTATTTTGACTTTATTGGTGTTGATGCAGGGAAGCCAGCATTTTTTTCAGGTGGTACACTACTGAGACAAGTGAACTGCAGCACTGGTGAACTTAGATTAGGAACTCACACAGGAAAACTTAAACAAGGACAAGTGTGTTCAGGAG GCAGCTGTGACATCTTCAACAAACTTATGGGAGCCAAAGGGAAGGATGTGCTATATGTTGGCGATCACATCTTTGGTGATATTCTGAAGAGTAAAAAGATTCGAGGATGGCGCACATTTTTAGTTGTTCCAGAATTAGTTCAAGAGCTTCATGTGTGGACTGAAAAGTGTACTCTCTTTTCTAAGCTCCAAAATCTAGATGTAATAATGGGAGATCTCTACAA AAATCTAGACTCCAGCACACATGAGCGACCAGATCTCAGCAAAGTCCGGGGAGCCATCAGAGAAGTGACTCATGAGATGGACCTGAGTTATGGTATGAGTGGCTCACTCTTCAGGTCTGGCTCTAGACAAACACATTTTTCAACCCAA GTTGCCAGGTATGCTGATGTGTATGCCTCAACACCTCTCAACTTGATTTATTATCCATTCAGCTATATGTTCCGTGCCCCTGCCATGTTG ATGCCTCATGAATCAACAGTGGCTCATGAACAACGGTTCCAAGTGAGTGATGGCCCCATATCCACACGCTCTAGGGCCTCAAGCATCCAGGCAGACACTCCTGAGCAAAATAAGAGGACCAAATATAGA GTATTGGAGAGGGCAGATTCTCTTGTGCCTCATCCCCGAGCAGAAACACCAAAGCGAGTTACTCACTACCATGATGAAGATGACTCTGAGGAGGAGAGTGATAAGTCTTCCTAA
- the LOC123517543 gene encoding cytosolic purine 5'-nucleotidase-like isoform X2 has product MISYGTLHKGHEMPAKRVFVNRSLHLEKIRYYGFDMDYTLAEYKSPQYETLGFNFLKERLIAVGYPEEIKEFEYDPCFPIRGLWFDRTYGNLLKVDGFGNILVCIHGFKFLKPSEVYELYPNKFINLDENRIYVMNTLFNLPEIYMIACLMDFFSNSNQYVKCTEGVKFGDFFMSYNSIFQDIRTAVDWVHTKGELKKKTVENVEEYVHKDERLPLLLDRMRESGAKVFLLTNSEYWYTNDVMGYLLGFPDKNGDVRDWKTYFDFIGVDAGKPAFFSGGTLLRQVNCSTGELRLGTHTGKLKQGQVCSGGSCDIFNKLMGAKGKDVLYVGDHIFGDILKSKKIRGWRTFLVVPELVQELHVWTEKCTLFSKLQNLDVIMGDLYKNLDSSTHERPDLSKVRGAIREVTHEMDLSYGMSGSLFRSGSRQTHFSTQVARYADVYASTPLNLIYYPFSYMFRAPAMLMPHESTVAHEQRFQVSDGPISTRSRASSIQADTPEQNKRTKYRVLERADSLVPHPRAETPKRVTHYHDEDDSEEESDKSS; this is encoded by the exons AGTATAAGTCACCGCAGTATGAGACGTTGGGTTTCAACTTTCTGAAGGAGAGACTCATTGCCGTGGGCTACCCGGAAGAGATTAAGGAGTTCGAGTATGACCCGTGCTTCCCCatcag AGGGCTGTGGTTCGATCGCACTTATGGCAACTTGCTCAAAGTGGACGGCTTTGGAAACATCCTCGTCTGCATCCATGGGTTCAAGTTCCTCAAGCC GTCTGAAGTGTATGAGCTGTACCCCAACAAGTTCATCAACTTGGACGAAAATCGCATATATGTCATGAATACTCTGTTTAACCTCCCAGAGATATACATGATTGCCTGTCTCATGGACTTTTTTAGTAACTCCAATCAGTATGTAAAATGTACTGAGGGTGTTAAGTTTGGGGACTTCTTCATGAGTTACAACAGCATTTTCCAGGACATCAGAACAGCCGTTGATTGGGTTCACACAAAG GGAGAGCTAAAGAAGAAGACTGTAGAAAATGTTGAAGAATATGTGCACAAGGACGAGCGACTTCCCCTCTTACTTGACAGAATGAGGGAATCTGGTGCCAAAGTGTTCCTTCTCACTAATTCTGAGTACTGGTACACAAATGATGTCATGGGGTACCTACTTGGCTTCCCAGATAAG AATGGTGATGTAAGAGACTGGAAGACCTATTTTGACTTTATTGGTGTTGATGCAGGGAAGCCAGCATTTTTTTCAGGTGGTACACTACTGAGACAAGTGAACTGCAGCACTGGTGAACTTAGATTAGGAACTCACACAGGAAAACTTAAACAAGGACAAGTGTGTTCAGGAG GCAGCTGTGACATCTTCAACAAACTTATGGGAGCCAAAGGGAAGGATGTGCTATATGTTGGCGATCACATCTTTGGTGATATTCTGAAGAGTAAAAAGATTCGAGGATGGCGCACATTTTTAGTTGTTCCAGAATTAGTTCAAGAGCTTCATGTGTGGACTGAAAAGTGTACTCTCTTTTCTAAGCTCCAAAATCTAGATGTAATAATGGGAGATCTCTACAA AAATCTAGACTCCAGCACACATGAGCGACCAGATCTCAGCAAAGTCCGGGGAGCCATCAGAGAAGTGACTCATGAGATGGACCTGAGTTATGGTATGAGTGGCTCACTCTTCAGGTCTGGCTCTAGACAAACACATTTTTCAACCCAA GTTGCCAGGTATGCTGATGTGTATGCCTCAACACCTCTCAACTTGATTTATTATCCATTCAGCTATATGTTCCGTGCCCCTGCCATGTTG ATGCCTCATGAATCAACAGTGGCTCATGAACAACGGTTCCAAGTGAGTGATGGCCCCATATCCACACGCTCTAGGGCCTCAAGCATCCAGGCAGACACTCCTGAGCAAAATAAGAGGACCAAATATAGA GTATTGGAGAGGGCAGATTCTCTTGTGCCTCATCCCCGAGCAGAAACACCAAAGCGAGTTACTCACTACCATGATGAAGATGACTCTGAGGAGGAGAGTGATAAGTCTTCCTAA